The segment CTGGAAGCAGTGCTTCTTAGGCTGCACCAAATACCCACCGGCAAGCCCTCACCTCAAATTGGAGCCTGTGTTCTCGAGCCCTTTATGTTTATGAATCATGCCTCTTCGGAGGGGCAGAATTCCTCTCCAAGGCCCCAGAAGCGATGAAGATTCCACGTGCAAACCAAGCAATGCAAGCTCTGAACACgtgaaaaatgtttgtgtcGCTACCCAGGCCTGGTTTCCCAGCAATTCTCTTACCCTAGATGACCCCAAAGCATCTCTGCACCTccagaaaaggagggaaggcCCCTTGCAGGGACAGTATTTAGAAATGTTCCTCTTGGCTGCTGCAACAGCGAGTTTGTAAGACACTGATATTGCCTCTGTGTTTATCCAAGTGCACTTCCATGTTCTGCAAGTTAGGAGGATATTGGGTCAAGTGTCAACTGGAAACCATCAGATAGtgaaacaggaggagaaaaacaacgCGCAAACCTGGTATGCTGTCCTTCCACTGGGGGACACGACTCGGGTGACAGAACGGTGATCCACCAAATCCAAGGCTGGGACAGCAGATGGGCCAAATACGAACTTCAGCCTGAAAGAGAAAGGGTCTCCAGCTGGGTCACGTCACAAAAGGAGACCACCTGGCTTAGCTTTACTCCATAGGAGGCCTGTAGCCAAAAGTTCCCTTTGCACCTCAAAATCCCACCAGTTACAGCTCCATTAACTATGCTACCAAGCAATGTGCCCACCTggctttctcagctttgctgaCTTTCACCGAGTGACTGCCAAtccctgcccagctctctgagACAACCCCAGATGACGACCTCTCTCGGGGACTCAGTCCTCAAGGACAGCCTCCCTCTGACAGCTATTCTGAGCACCTACACGGTGTTGGGTATTCTTGAGAACTTCCAAAATCCCAAGCTGCTCCCAAGCAGTCCCACATCTCTTTGCAATACCCACCTCAGATTGAATTACAAGgcattttaaggatttttatttttcacacagGACGTTATGTGATTCTTCTTCAGCACTATGACCCAAACACATTTctggctgcctgctgcacaaACAGGACATGAAGTGGTTCCTGTCCTGAACTAAAATGAGACAAAGTGCATCAGAGACACAGAAGTCTCCGTGGCTGTGAGGCAGCGTTAGCTATGTAGGTGAGGAGTTATTCTGGGGCAGCGCATCTGGCGTGACAGTCCTGGTTGAGTTCCCCTGGGTCAGTTTACGGATCAGTTGAATCCCACCTCCAGTCTCGGCCACACATCACGCCTCAGAGCAAAGAGCACCGATGATACATAACTCCTTGAGTAACAGGACTCCTTCCTGATCCCCAGAAAACTGGTTTACACCCTGACAAATGAATGAGCCATTCTGGAGTGATTATGTCTCACTGATCACAGTCACAACTGAGGtacaaattattctttttctacCTAAAATTGCAGCAATAGGAAGCTAAGGACTGTCTGGAAAATACTTAAGGCATTACACTGCAAGTGGAGCCAATGCGTAGCAGTAATTTTATGTCTATAACCCAGCTACCACCAAGGCCCAGGGACGACTTCATTCCTGATACACGCCCAGGAACAGCACACGCCTTATGTCATTCCATGCTCCCTAAAAaactttccctttccttcccttccaagCAGGACACGTCACCATGCCGGGACGCACCACTGCATGGCATTTACAGAGGGCAGCTTGCTGGAATGGGGAAGAGACGTGGTTAGCCAGATTTGTTCAGGTACACAATTGCTTCCAGAAAAGCAGTGCCTCTGCACAACTCTCTCCTCCGTCTCAGTGCTGCAAGGCAGCACCACTGGGGCacgtgctggggtctggccgCTGCTGCGCTTGGTGCTGTAAAATTCTACACCagcaagtgggaaaaaaaagagctacgACTCCTGAGGGCACAGCAGGTTCCATCACCATACTCCCTGTCTGCAGAGTTAGTGCCATTCAAGGAGGATTTTCTCTCCTGCTGACGCTGTGTAAGGGTTTACGATAAGCCATACGTCAGACCTGGAGAGCTGTACCTTTAGTCCATTGTCCAGACAGCTCATAAGCTTAAAAGTTATTCTAGACCTGTACATCCGGCCACTCTGAACGAGTTCCAAAGAGCTCAGGGGCAACTGAGCTAATCTTTACAGACCTTTTATCCACTGAGAAAAATCTGCGTAGTCTAGATTAGTTGCAAGGgtaaacaagaagaaaatcagcagtGATGAAAAGATAGCACAAAACATGAGCAGGAGaacaggagaaagcagaggaacGTTTCCAACTCCAGTGAAGACACAAAGAGCCAAGGCAGAGCCCTGGTGTCTCAACAGCACGGCTGACCTATGCGTCTGAGTCAATCTCATTGATAACAAGCCAAGAAGACAGATTTATTCCAGGAAGACCAAAACTTCAGTTGCACAAACTCAAGGCAGTAAGGATTGGTTTCATCTGACAGACCGAAAGGAGGTGGGTGGGGGAACACTCAACGTAAGGCATTCCTTAATGATTAGATTTGGAACTATAATAGGCCTGAGTTTAATGAGTTTCAGTAACTCTTTCAAATTTGGGGAATTCTTTTTTCATGTACATAATTTGATCAGTCTAACAGGAAATAAGTAAGGGGAATGCCCAAAGGAAATTGAAGTTCTTCAGATATTTGGAAGAGattcagaaattaaatcagAATACTTCAGAGCCCTCAGTCACAGGGAACTGATGGAAATCCGACTGCCAAGAGTTACCACCCAAGTGTTACTAAACTTAACAAGGGaatttctctcctcttttcttttttgacgagaaggaagcaaaaaagaGACTTGTCAAATATAATCCTACCCTTCAAAGGCCATTGTGGTCCAGAAGGAGGAGTCAGCAAGCATGCCTTTCACAAGTGTTGCATTAGGTAACTTTAGACGCAAAGCCATCAAGGCCTGAAGGGTTCCTGGTAATCTCCTCTCCTGGCTAAATTACAGGCAGGCAAGGACACAAAGTTAAAtatgaatctgaaaaaaaagactttctcaCTGCGATGGTGCCTTTTCTCTACCTTCATCATCAATCAGTGAGGACTGCAGAAGCTGAAGAACCTGGATCTCTTAGGAggtttcttgtgttttgctgaCATATTCACGAGCTTCAGTCAATGCAAGGGTTATAAAGCTGACCTGACAATTACactaaatggaagaaaactctCAGGACAATGTTCAAGGGAATTGTTACCTGGTTGGTGCACAGAGATATGTTCAGCTCTCCCTTTCCAGCACACACGCGTGACTCAAGCAGAAGAAGGGATCTCAGGACGCCGTTGTGCTCACACTGATAGGAACGCAGTGGAGCGCAGCGTTCCAGTGGCATGAATCACTGAAACACAGTCCACTCTCACAGAAAACTCATTCTGGATCTGAGGGCGGACGCAGCTCAGGTTAAACATCCTGGGTTTCTGCATGTTTTATCCACCCAAATTAGTGCAAGTCATCACAGGAGATTCAGCGATACAGAGATAATTTCATGAATTTGGAAAAACCCTTCAGACAAGGGCTTTTATTCCCACTACCAGCGCACACACTTAGTTAGCAACTGCGCCTGAGAAATATGTACTGGtcaaaggcagaagaaaaccaGCAGCACTACGATGACAGCAAGTCATCAACTGCCCTTTAACAGGACACTTGGacaagaagcaaaggaaaagatacTTACCCCAGCAGTAGGTCATCAGGGactgcaataaaaagaaaacgaAGGGTGATTTTGCTGAACTCCCCCACTGCATAAAACATCAACACCACAGGCTAGGATGCTGATCACAGGCTAGCCCAGGGAGGGTAGCGTATCCCTAATCTACCCCAGAGGCCAAACAAGACTCTAGCCATCCCTTCTGGtcaccaaaaagaaacaaggaacaGCAAATGATCTGCCATGGTAGAAAATTTTAGTCGTGACAGTGTAAGGGGACAGGAGATGTGAAAGCGGGTGGGAGTTTGCCTTCCCCACCTCTCATGTCTGGAGCTCTGGCTGAGCACACCAGGGCAAACAGCTCAAGTTCCACAAAACCCAACGGCACGCAGAATTGACAGTCAGGCAACGCTGTCATTATCAGTCTTAAGTTCCTTGCTGCGTGAACCACACTAGAATTGAAAACAATCCAGTGCCATGCTGTTCCCACCAGactgcccacccctctgttcCAGTCCTGAGCCTCCCACGTCCCGTTCTGGGCCTGGGCCCTCTTCAAAGCAGCGCTGCCGCTCCCCACACCGGGCCTGACGCACCTCACCAGGCTCCAGCCCCCTCCTTTCCACCACCTCCACTCCAACGTGCACCCACTCCCAGGCCAAAGCTGGGTTCTTCCTAGTTAATGCAGGAGCAGAAGTTTCCTCAGTCCTTTTCAAGAAAATCATCAATCCCACTTGTTCCAAGAGCCACAACCCTCGCACTTTCAGTGCGACTCCTTGTTATTACGGCATTTATCAAGCACAGCAATTAAATACACATTACACATACATTCAGATCACGgggattaattttaaaaagaaatgtggaagTCCAGATACACTTACTTTTACAATATCCTACTTTTACAAGCACGCAGCTTCAACGTCTTGCCCTGCCTCTTTAAGAAGCtggttaaaaatacatatattggTTTCCCTGAAACTCTCTTGGCGTGAGTAGAGAACTTTGTGGCATCGAAACTTTGACAATGTTGTTCTTTTCCCAGCATAGTCTTTCAGGGCACCACTAGTTTATGGCTTTTAAAACAGTACACAcgcaaaaaaaaatcttcatttattaGAACTTCTTGTTAAGATGGAAAATTACACTTCGGAAAAGGAGTCTGTTTGTTTTAGCTGACAGCTGACGCTCTGATCATCCAATCTGATCTTTCTGTTATCACTAATGGGACACAGAGTACTATGCCTTGTTATTCCACTGGAAAATTAGGTCTTCTGACTTTAAAGTCCTTTGTTCCAGCAACTCAAAATATGCCCTATGACTGTTATACCATTGGTCTGACTTTTCTGACTTTCCTCTAATTTAGTTCTCTAAGGTGATTGATCAGTTTCTTTTCACAGTTATGTCCCAGCATACTGTTTCGGTGCTTTAGGGATAAGTTTTATATAAAGCTTATATAAGCTTTatatttataaagctttttaaaaagtcacatgTACATTTTGGATCTACTCTAACCTGACAGGAGCCATACTGCAAGTATGCCAAAAAGCTATCCAGGTGGTCACTCAGTTTAGATATTAAGTCTTTGTCCATGTCCCACTCAAACGTAGCACTCAGACAGACTTCTCTGGATGTTTTTTGGGTTGGTTTTAGTGCAGGTAGGAATATTCCTTATAGACACATTCCTTTGCAAGAACCATTTTGCACTTCTTATCCAGTAAACACAAACAGTAATATTCTTTTACACAGATTTTTGCACAGATTACAGAACTATGTTAGTAATCCAGagcaaaatgaatataattGTTCTTAACTAGCTGCTAGAATTGGCCAGGATTTAACTGGTAGTTTCTGCCCTCTTCACTTAAGCAATGGAAAGCAGCTCTTTGCCACGGGATGGCTAACACAACACCCTCTGCTGGTCAGTGATGAAACACGTTCATTTCTATGAAGAATTCCCTTTTAACTCTGGTTTTGAAATTAGCAAGTCTATAAAAGGAGCAGTACAGTAggcataacaaaaaaaaaatatagaaaagtgTGGAGATTATCATCCCTCACATGCAGCCATTTGCACTACAAGCAAGCAGAATTCCTCTAGGTCCCCAAAGTGCCCAACTTGGTCTCAGTTTTGAAAGGGCGTGGATTTTAGAAGGGGGCTGCTCTTTGTTATCTGTACGTCAAAGCTCTTTAGGTTGTCTCCAGACAGAAACAGAGGAGCTGGAAACAACCCACACAGCTTGCCTCATGACACTGAAGGCCACCGGCTGCGTGACAGCCTGCAGAAGGTGCAGCCCAGGGGAGGACACCAACACCCGCTGCTCCCCGACGGTTTGACAGCAGCAATATTAGTGGCCCACCCCCCGCAGGGACGGTGCCGTTTCCGTTACGTACCGTGCGCCGTCTCCTGAAAAACCCTTTTGATCTCCCTCAGAAGTTCCTCCGCCACAGCCGGCAGGGTGCTGCCCATCCCCTGGGCACCCGCCTCAGGGCTGGTGCAAGACGGGAGGGACCGGGAGGCAGCGGGAAGTCCTTCAGGTCACCGCGGACATCGCAACCCGGGCCCCTTCACCTGGGCAGCGCCTGACGGCAGACCTGGAATGAGCCCGGGGGAGCCGCCTCGGGGCCGTtcggggcggcgggggctgaGGCGGCGACCTCGCGGCCTAGCGGGGCCTACCTGGGCCTCACCGGGCCTGCCTGCTGCCTCGTCGCCATAGCAACAGGTGACGCGCGGCCCCGCGTCACGTGGCGAGGGCGAGCTCTTAAAGGGCCCGCGTGGAGGGTGGCGAGGGCCAtgctggcggcggggctgcggcgggcCCTGGGCGTGCGGCgctgccccgcggggctcccccgGGCCTGGCCCTCGGGGGCCCGGcaggagcggggcggcgggacgggaccgggaccgggacccgGGCCCGCCCGGTGGCGGTGGGCCCGGCCAGGCCCGGCCCTGGGCTTCCTAGGAggtgaggggaggggaaggggggcggcggggggcggcgagCGGCGAGCCTCGCCCCGCAGCCCTCTCGCTCTTCCCCAGGGACGCCGAGGAGGACGGCGAGGCCGCCATCGTCCTGCTGCTGAAGAGAGCCAAGGTGAGGGGGGAAAGGGCGGCCAGGGCGCCGGGCCTGGCggctgggggccggggctgaGGTGTTCCCCTCCCCCCATTATCGCTCATCTCTCTTGTTCCCCCCCTATTATCTCCATCTTTGTCTCTCCCCGCAGCTCAGCACGATGAAGGGCGAGCTGGCGGAGGCCGAGAGGGTTCTGCACCAAGCCCTGCGCCTGGCGCACCAGTCGGACGACAGGAGGGCCATCGTCTACACCTACAGCATGGTAATCCCCCGGCAGGGCTGAGCGGGGCTGGTGGCGGCATCCTGCTCGGTGCCATCCTGCTcggggcagggctgtgccggAGGGCCCAGGCGCTTCCATCATGGTGCTGGGAAGCTGTGTGTGGAAGGACAAGAGGTGGTGGTGAGGCTGGGCCCAGCGGTGGAGCTTCAGCGCAACGCCTGTCTTTTCCAGATGGCAAACGTGGCCTTCATGCAGGGGCAGCTGGACAATGTGAGTAACGCTGgtgttttgtctttatttccttGTAAGAGTCTGATACTTAACATGAAGTGTTGTCAAAGATCTCGAAGGTGCAATGCACGGCTGACTTGCTGCATCCTGAGAGTTGTGAGGCAGGGATCTCATATTCTAAAGCAAAATCATCTGCCTTGGGACTGCAGTCCCATGCTGCTTAGTGTTTTCCCAGCTGGATTGTGAGCTCCAACGTGGTGAGCAAGGGAAGGTGTATGTCTTAATATCAAAAGCCATGGTCAAACATCTAGAGGACTATCCCAAGGAGAACACGGGAAGGCAGTGAAGAAGCACAGATGTGATAAACTCGTTGTTGGTGTAGGAGTCCTGAAGTAACACTAGCATCAGGCTCTGGTTGGCCTTTTACTTTCCACTGGTCTTGATAGCAATTGTGTCGCAAAGTTTGAGACAGTTTTCTCCCAACAATCTCCTTTTGTAAAGAGTAGAGATGTTTGAAGTGTCATCGTTCCTCAGTGTTCTCTTCAAAATTCTCATTTCAGGCAGAAAAGCTCTACAAAGCAGCTATGAGCTTTTTGCTAGCAGGAGACACAAAGGAGGTAGGTTCTTTTGATAAAGGCTTTCCAGCGGAAATACGAAGCGTGGTGCACAGTTCTTTGGTCTATTTCTTGTGCTGTAATGCTTCCTCCTGGAACTGGCAATACCAGCTATGAGCTGGTGGGCTTCTTAGGAACTTGCTTTAATGGATGGCAGCTCTGATGACAACAGGATGGGCAATTTCAAGGTGTAAACTTGTTCTGTGGCAAAGTAATGGTTCTACTGGGAAGATGTTAGAAGAGTAACAGTTGCATTGTGTCCTCCTGGCAGGATGACAATGCAGTCCTCGAGATGTCCCTCAAGCTGGCCAGTATCTATGCTGCTCAGAAACAGTGAGTTTTCTGCTAAAGGCATCTTTTACTTCAATCTCAGTTTCATAGTGGCAGTGGTGGCCAAGCAGAAGCTCTTGCCTCTGAGAACAGAGTGCCTGGGGAAGCTTTGTGACAAGATACTTACCAACATAAAAGCGCCCACAGGCGTGCTGTTTGCCTGCTCACTGTCATGCAGCGCAGTGATTGCTGTTACGACCTGTCTGGCTTAGGGCAGAAGCAGTTATAGAGGACATAGCTTTCCAGCCTTAAATCCACACCTCACAAGACGTGCATTCAGGAGAAAAGGCTTTTGACTGCAGTTGGTGGTTGGTAACTTGTACCTCCATTTTTCTTAAGAGATGGAGCATTGGCATGGGTGGCCTTAGCTGGCCTTGTCTGGGGGGAGGGGGCCCTCTCCATCTCTTGGACCCTTTTGTGCACGGGTCAAGAAAAGGGTCTAGAACATGATCAAGGATAGAGCACTGAAGGCAAGAATGGTCTGGTGgagaggaaatgttttctcacAGGCCACCTAGAGTAAGGAAGTGAAGGTATTCACATCCGTCCTTTCAGGGATGGAAGAAGCCTCACGTTGATGAGTTGTTGCACTTTGCAGGCACAAGTTAGCCCTGGCTGGCTATGAGTTCTGCATCCTGACCTTAGAGGAGAAGATTGCCAAGCAAAAGGAGATGCCTGAGGATGTCTTGTCAGGTGGGAGTGCCTTAACTGCCAAAGGCTTCTCTCAttatctttgtttctctgtcctTGCTGTTATCTTCCATGTTGCCCAAGCACCATCTTCATATCAATCCATTGTCTTCACACTGCATGGGTTTCCTGCTCTTGTAGGATGTGAACTGATGCTTGATCTTATGAAGCGATCACTTCCACTGTTCTCtatttgcagctgaagaaaaagccaACACCCGTCTCTTGCTGGGGATGAGCCTGGACTCCTATGCTCGCTATCTCCTAAACATTAACCAGCTCCCAGTGGCCCAAAAGATGTATGAGAAGGCTCTGCAGATCTCAAAGGATGTTCAGGGAGAGACTCATCCACAGGTGATGTGTACAGTGGTGGTTGGACTACTGGGGAAAGAAAGGCTAACTGATCTCACAGGGAAGGAGACAGCcataaaagcagctttgctAGTGTTGAACGTACACAGCACTGAATTGGGTTCTGCTTTCCGGCCAGGAAGAATTGAGTGTGTGGCATGCTGATAGATAAGGCACTTTCTTACTAAAAGCTTATCTGGGAAATACTTTTACTAGTGTGACAGGTCTATGAATGTGGGGCTCCAGTTGGCCTGAAGTTCTGTGTTGAGTCTTGCTCTGAGgattccttttctgtccttgtgCAGACTGTGGTCCTCATGAATGACTTGGCAACTGTGCTGGATGCTCAGGGACACTACGATGAGGCATACTCCTATGTGAAGAAGGCAGCTGAACTGGCAAAGGAGACTCAACACCCCGAGGAGCACATGGTGCTGAACAACCTGGCAGCAATTCTGATGCACAAAAGTAAGTGAGCGTGCTGTCTATGTCACTGTGCATTGCAGTTTTTAGTTTAATTAGTGGGTCTGTTGACTTGGTGTAGGCAACTTGTGTTGCATTCAAACCGAATTCAGCCGCTGAAGGATCTTGTCCAAGATGAATGCAGTACTGGTGCATCTGAATGTCAGCCAGGGGGATTTTGTTTCCCTTGTCCTGTACATTAAGTAGCTGTTCCAAAATGACAGAGAATACTGCTTGTGACTTGTTTCAGTGAGATGGTGATGCTGAAGCAGCACCTTGTCATGTCATCATAGCTCCTGTCTAGCTCTCACAGTTGGCACTTTATGCTGCATGTTTCTGAACCTCCCTAGTTCTTAACGTGTTTCCATCCTTTGCTTGTCCTCTGCCTGTGGTCACCTTCAGGAGGGGATTCTGAAAATGGGTGGTGTAATTGGCTAGCCATGcccctttttcctcttgctACAGAAGACTTTCTGCAAGCAAGACAAGTGTATAAAGAAGCTCTGAAGCAGGCAGAACAGAAGGGAGATGTTGCTTCTGTCCAGCACATCCAGGAAGAACTAGCTGAACTGGCCAAGAGGAGAAAGGGCTCCACCTGAGTTTGGCCAGAGTCCAAGCTGCAGGTGTCTGACAGCAGCAAGGGTGGGTCAATACAAACAGGCTGGGACTGGTGCAATTCTCCAGAGGAAGAGCAATCAGGAACTTAAGGACTGCTTAACAAGAAGGGCTGCTATTGCCCATATAGTCCAAAATAAAGTTGTGAAATCAtaactgtatttcagtttgtggtGTAGTCTATGGTTATAGTGATCTACGGTGCTAATGAGTGAACTTAGTCTTGACTGCCAGCAAAATGCAAGCCTAGCCTGTTACTAATAGCTGTAGTCACTTGCTATTCCTGACTTCAGAGTATTTGGTTTCAAAACACTGCTGTCCTAAAGCTAGGTCATGAAAACAGCCTGCCACTAGGTAGCACTGCCTAAATTTCAGATTAAGGAAGGAGGATCCAAACTAAGGCAGTAATTGTCTTAGCTCTTTACATGCTGGCTAGCACAACAGGGTGTACTTGTCAGATGCACTTCAGTATGCATTAGCTTCAGTAGAACGCCTCACAGAATGTACCTGTACTAtgacagagctgcagccctgtgtcATTTTCAGAGGTTGCCAAAGATCAGGTGTGGCTTCAAAATTTCTATCCAAAGATAGAACACCTCTTCTTGAAGGAGGGGTAAGGCTATGTTACTAAACAGAGCTGCTGTCAGAAATAAAACCCTCTGCTACCTTACCCCAGTCAGAGCACACTAACTGCCAAAGCTGTCTTCCTTTCTTGGACAGGTCATGATCTGTCAGTGCTAGAATGCTGAGGCTTCCTGTTGGAAAAAGATAGTTTGGCACATACTATCAGGTTTGTAAGTTACTAAATTCACATGAAGGCATGTATGAACAaaaactttcagtttttctctgcaaGGAAGCCTAACACTAAAGACAAAGGAGATTTTAAACCAGAAGTTACTAAATCCATGTTTCTCCATGAGAGTAGAACTAGATATAACTGTCACTAATCAAGCCATTATTTTAACTGCTCATTTGTAAGAACTTCAGGTGTTTAGTACAACTCTCAATGTTAATTGCATTATTAGTTTGCTTACAGTAGTAGCATTAATGGTGGCTTAAGCTCTTTGTTACTTCGAGCTAAGAAGAGGCACATGCAGATTTCCTAGAGTTAGATGTTCATTGAAGCTAGAAActgtcacacacacaaagctttGTTCTCAGCAAGCTAGGAATTAAAGATAGGGCTGATACTGGCACACTTGTACCAACAAAAAGGCTCTAACACCTTCGAACCAATCTTTgagttttggtggtggtttttttcagTTGGGTTTTAAGTGGCAGACTGTAAACACTAGCAGTGTCAATTAGGAACCCTGCAGCACCCCCTAAGGGAAGTGTTTTGCTTGTTCTCATGAACATAGCTTGATGCTGCAAAACAAGAGGGAGacacaggaaaagcaaatggagaaCTGATCCCCTTTATTGATTGGTCTGAATCCAGAAGTCACTATCTACACTGAAGACAttgtgtgggaaaaaaatagagttaTGATGCATGGGGTTTTTCAAGTCTTAAATGATTTCATATCAGAATCATGAACCAAAGATGACAGCATTGTGAAAGCGCTGATCGGAAATCATTAAAAATCTGTAGTAAACTATACTTTGTAAATGTGATTTATAAACACCTTCCCGTTTGAAACAGGTCAGATGTCGCTCCATACTTGAACAGTACTGGAATTGTGGTAAACCCTAAGTTAGGCTCTGGAGAGGTTTTACATGGGAGAAGTTAGAACTTAgataacaaacaaaagcagcagcaacattttACATGCAAATGCCACTCACGCTGCATCTTAGGAGAAAGTAACTATCCTACTTTGGATATCTTGCTGCTGCAACAGCAGTAACATGAAGCTTTGCAATGAACATGCTATACTTACAGTACAGTTAGCAAAGACTTTTGTCTGTACATGCCTCTTTCGTTATATTAATAATTGAGTTTTAGAAAGAAACTTAACTGTCCACTGCAAATTAAAGGCTACAAAAAGGGCAGAGGAACTTCTTTTCCAGTATGTGTTGCACAGGAACAAAAAAGTTACAAATAAGAGCACAGACCtaaaaacaggatgaaaaaaacaCTAAGCCAGAAGGTTAAAGGACAGGAAGGTGAGAAAGTCTTTCTTAGAGAGAGACTGCAGGCAGCTTTAAGACTGTCAAGTGCTCTATGCTGATGCaatgttttcttagaaaaacGGTAGCaaagtaattttgtatttacaaCACAGTCAAATTTCCAAATGAGTTCCCTtatcatttctctttcctacaCTTAGGGTAAAAAGGCTTTTCTCTAGCAAGTATTCAAAAGTATGTTTGCTATTGATAAATAATTCTGTACTACTGGACCATCACAGttcttttgtaaaatgtagAGCTTACATGGACTCAAGGTTACATAGCTACATTATACCTTCATACAATGTATTGCAAATACAGGgttaaatttaaaagattttgacTGGAAAGGATTTTGACTCTAGGCAAGGATTGTTCAATGAGATGCAAAAGCAATATGGAATCTGACAGACCATCCTACCCCCCCAGCTCAGTGCTATCTGGATATCAGTCCTTCTACCCCGGAGATATAGATTCACTTTCCTGAGGTTAGTGCAGCAAAAAATAAGATGCTCCTGAAGAGGGATGGCAGGAGACCCTGTGATACTGCTAACCAGATGCACATATACAGAGCTACAAGCATATCATAGCAGACATTGATAGATGGATGATTAAGATGACTCTCTAGTACCATatacaattaaaagaaaatttcaccCTAATATGTATTGCACACTTTAGGAGTTAAGCCAAGCATTTTTCAGGACTTCTACCAAAAGTTTTCTGATAAGATTAGAGACTGGGATGTGGACAcaggctttaaaataattattaa is part of the Cygnus atratus isolate AKBS03 ecotype Queensland, Australia chromosome 20, CAtr_DNAZoo_HiC_assembly, whole genome shotgun sequence genome and harbors:
- the TTC19 gene encoding tetratricopeptide repeat protein 19, mitochondrial isoform X1 — translated: MLAAGLRRALGVRRCPAGLPRAWPSGARQERGGGTGPGPGPGPARWRWARPGPALGFLGALSLFPRDAEEDGEAAIVLLLKRAKLSTMKGELAEAERVLHQALRLAHQSDDRRAIVYTYSMMANVAFMQGQLDNAEKLYKAAMSFLLAGDTKEDDNAVLEMSLKLASIYAAQKQHKLALAGYEFCILTLEEKIAKQKEMPEDVLSAEEKANTRLLLGMSLDSYARYLLNINQLPVAQKMYEKALQISKDVQGETHPQTVVLMNDLATVLDAQGHYDEAYSYVKKAAELAKETQHPEEHMVLNNLAAILMHKKDFLQARQVYKEALKQAEQKGDVASVQHIQEELAELAKRRKGST
- the TTC19 gene encoding tetratricopeptide repeat protein 19, mitochondrial isoform X2, with translation MLAAGLRRALGVRRCPAGLPRAWPSGARQERGGGTGPGPGPGPARWRWARPGPALGFLGALSLFPRDAEEDGEAAIVLLLKRAKLSTMKGELAEAERVLHQALRLAHQSDDRRAIVYTYSMMANVAFMQGQLDNAEKLYKAAMSFLLAGDTKEDDNAVLEMSLKLASIYAAQKQHKLALAGYEFCILTLEEKIAKQKEMPEDVLSAEEKANTRLLLGMSLDSYARYLLNINQLPVAQKMYEKALQISKDVQGETHPQTVVLMNDLATVLDAQGHYDEAYSYVKKAAELAKETQHPEEHMVLNNLAAILMHKNFLQARQVYKEALKQAEQKGDVASVQHIQEELAELAKRRKGST
- the TTC19 gene encoding tetratricopeptide repeat protein 19, mitochondrial isoform X3; amino-acid sequence: MKGELAEAERVLHQALRLAHQSDDRRAIVYTYSMMANVAFMQGQLDNAEKLYKAAMSFLLAGDTKEDDNAVLEMSLKLASIYAAQKQHKLALAGYEFCILTLEEKIAKQKEMPEDVLSAEEKANTRLLLGMSLDSYARYLLNINQLPVAQKMYEKALQISKDVQGETHPQTVVLMNDLATVLDAQGHYDEAYSYVKKAAELAKETQHPEEHMVLNNLAAILMHKKDFLQARQVYKEALKQAEQKGDVASVQHIQEELAELAKRRKGST